From Coccinella septempunctata chromosome 4, icCocSept1.1, whole genome shotgun sequence, a single genomic window includes:
- the LOC123311161 gene encoding uncharacterized protein LOC123311161 has product MLNMKPLSLFCVFCVFKICYAEDKKCNPRFHYFQPFYGKIPPKAFKAGVDKNGEDKYIARIVSLDERTWSAPTTFSASSMWTFFGWQGETDKKVTKFIELMMVEPERPGFGWFNVKSKRILYNLYEDCCFVEGGYGFKDGKKYTAYVARTNDKGVYHVGGLYMPDWTNKESMHYMDGWESKYIETGYDVLAYDCCQEVLCNPRNKNHPSNCCTK; this is encoded by the exons ATGTTGAATATGAAACCATTGTcacttttttgtgttttttgCGTTTTCAAAATTTGCTATGCTGAGGATAAAAAGTGTAATCCAA GATTTCATTATTTCCAACCATTTTATGGAAAGATCCCCCCAAAAGCTTTCAAAGCAGGCGTTGATAAGAACGGCGAAGACAAATATATCGCTCGCATAGTTTCTCTCGACGAACGTACTTGG TCAGCTCCAACTACTTTTTCCGCCTCAAGCATGTGGACCTTTTTTGGCTGGCAGGGAGAAACGGACAAAAAAGTCACCAAGTTTATTGAG CTAATGATGGTAGAACCTGAACGTCCTGGTTTCGGTTGGTTTAACGTTAAGTCGAAAAGAATCCTGTACAACTTGTACGAGGACTGCTGCTTCGTGGAAGGAGGTTATGGCTTTAAGGATGGCAAAAAGTATACGGCATACGTAGCGAGGACAAACGACAAAGGTGTTTATCACGTTGGAGGTCTTTATATGCCCGACTGGACCAACAAAGAGTCCATGCATTATATGGATGGATGGGAATCCAAATATATCGAAACAGGTTACGATGTTCTCGCTTACGATTGTTGCCAGGAGGTGCTGTGTAACCCCCGTAATAAGAACCATCCTTCGAATTGTTGTACGAAATAA